The Papio anubis isolate 15944 chromosome 5, Panubis1.0, whole genome shotgun sequence genome has a segment encoding these proteins:
- the LOC103885109 gene encoding growth/differentiation factor 3: protein MEGGGGRSGSSWLIPGLLALGLWCMCLSSVETFDCRNPMLPSHINEIFSARQHGFTLTFKSSQFLHSYWLLCFEAVPFLGVSLINLWAWVPIVPHATELVLEFEDHERGLQRFLLGSFPIIFSSYQSEGGSLLEIYCLLTYWMEVVPTLLAETKIPATDVADASLNECSSIERKRDVVLLFVTSSHTQPSLFHLPYIQKPFIPNVEQLILGTPCQNHWEIGGGQNTFPVEKLCHLQDRKVNLHRAAWGECIVAPKTLSFPYCQGTCLALNSELRHSSFECYKRGVPTCPWLFQTCHPTRVRLFSLMVQDDEHKMSVHYVNTSLVEKCGCS, encoded by the exons ATGGAGGGTGGCGGTGGGAGAAGTGGCAGCTCCTGGCTCATTCCCGGGCTCTTGGCTCTGGGTCTTTGGTGCATGTGTTTGAGCTCGGTAGAGACATTTGACTGTCGCAACCCAATGCTGCCTTCCCACATAAATGAGATCTTTTCTGCCAGGCAACATGGTTTTACCCTCACATTCAAAA GCTCACAGTTCCTACACAGCTACTGGCTCCTCTGTTTTGAGGCAGTTCCCTTCTTGGGGGTTTCCTTGATAAACCTATGGGCTTGGGTGCCCATTGTCCCCCATGCCACTGAGCTTGTTCTAGAGTTCGAGGACCATGAAAGGGGCCTCCAAAGATTCCTGTTGGGATCTTTCCCCATTATCTTTTCATCCTACCAGTCAGAGGGAGGGTCATTATTGGAGATCTACTGTTTACTCACATATTGGATGGAGGTGGTGCCCACCCTCTTGGCAGAGACAAAGATTCCAGCCACTGATGTCGCTGATGCCAGCCTGAACGAGTGTTCCAGCATCGAAAGGAAACGAGATGTAGTGTTGCTGTTCGTGACCTCGTCCCACACACAGCCATCTCTGTTTCACCTGCCTTACATCCAGAAACCCTTTATCCCTAATGTGGAGCAGCTGATCCTGGGGACCCCATGCCAGAATCACTGGGAGATAGGCGGTGGCCAGAATACGTTTCCTGTAGAGAAGCTCTGCCATCTGCAGGATCGCAAGGTGAACCTTCACAGAGCTGCCTGGGGCGAGTGTATTGTTGCACCCAAGACTCTTAGCTTCCCTTACTGCCAGGGGACCTGCCTGGCCCTCAACAGTGAGCTCCGTCATTCCAGCTTTGAGTGCTATAAG AGGGGAGTACCTACCTGTCCGTGGCTCTTCCAGACCTGCCATCCCACCAGGGTCAGACTCTTCTCCCTGATGGTCCAGGATGACGAACACAAGATGAGTGTGCACTATGTGAACACTTCCTTGGTGGAGAAGTGTGGCTGCTCTTGA